The candidate division KSB1 bacterium genome contains a region encoding:
- a CDS encoding T9SS type A sorting domain-containing protein — MKGANLLALLILTAGCGLAAAQGLGVNISLPERGGTFVDMAKEVHRWVRTTDWQPLQEEDFDEKGWPVRDAILIIDLRLVAEWANEIDDPEEYRVDLSGDYACSFRGRANVFSYGEGSIRDYRYDSAENLSTFTFSVPYPPGKEHGKFFLAFTSTQRTPADGTNSGITDLRIIRPGYKPDTQQIFLEDFIKALTQPPFAVIRYMPFTGANGADPEYPERTTWAMRKLPTDASQAPMPVIGKRDGAAWEYVIELSNLTRIDPWINIPVSADSDYVLQLAALFKEKLDPNLNIYVESSNEVWNTAFGFDQSRWNQAQAKALKLTEHQNHARRTVELAKLFEQVYGSGSLNNKIRVMLCTHAPMLKSWLEPMLNYIKTTFGEPNQFIYAIACQTYYGGGSDEGESVEKILADCRNDIRGQMTTRRLWIDTAKKWGFVGGFCSYEGGPDHGGGSTVNLANRILAERTKEMGEILKYNYDDAFFQLGGNLVMQFTLSSAYTRYGCWGLTDDIHDLDRNYKFQAARELIAKTAVRNRPPIVEGFDLLPAYPNPFNSATVLRFRNASPNHVLLTIYNLNGQRVKTFDAIYSAGEHVVIWNGRDDHGKAVPSGIYFCRLEAGLFSKTIKLSLVQ; from the coding sequence ATGAAAGGCGCAAATTTACTTGCACTACTTATTTTAACAGCCGGCTGCGGCCTTGCAGCAGCGCAGGGTCTGGGCGTCAATATCAGCCTGCCGGAACGCGGCGGCACGTTTGTCGACATGGCCAAAGAGGTGCATCGCTGGGTGCGGACTACGGATTGGCAGCCGCTGCAGGAAGAAGATTTCGACGAAAAAGGATGGCCGGTGCGCGATGCAATTTTGATCATCGATCTTCGCTTGGTTGCCGAGTGGGCAAATGAGATCGATGATCCGGAAGAGTATCGCGTCGATCTCAGCGGCGACTATGCCTGTTCGTTCAGAGGGCGCGCCAATGTTTTTTCCTACGGCGAAGGAAGTATTCGCGACTACCGCTATGACTCGGCCGAAAACCTCAGCACCTTTACATTTTCCGTTCCTTACCCGCCTGGAAAAGAGCACGGCAAGTTTTTTCTTGCTTTTACCAGTACGCAGAGGACTCCTGCAGACGGAACCAACAGCGGGATAACCGACCTGCGGATCATACGTCCCGGATACAAACCGGATACCCAACAAATTTTTCTCGAAGACTTTATCAAAGCGCTGACGCAGCCGCCTTTTGCGGTAATCCGCTACATGCCCTTTACCGGCGCCAACGGAGCGGACCCGGAGTATCCGGAGCGCACCACCTGGGCAATGCGCAAACTGCCCACCGACGCTTCGCAGGCGCCGATGCCGGTTATCGGCAAACGGGACGGCGCAGCTTGGGAATACGTCATTGAGCTGTCCAATCTTACCCGCATCGACCCGTGGATCAACATACCTGTTTCGGCGGACAGTGATTATGTCCTGCAGCTGGCCGCGCTGTTCAAAGAAAAGCTTGATCCGAACCTGAACATCTATGTGGAAAGCAGTAATGAGGTTTGGAATACGGCTTTCGGTTTTGACCAGAGCCGCTGGAATCAGGCGCAGGCAAAGGCCCTCAAGCTTACCGAGCACCAAAATCACGCGCGGCGCACGGTTGAGTTGGCAAAGCTTTTCGAGCAGGTTTACGGCAGCGGGTCGTTGAATAACAAAATTCGCGTGATGCTATGCACTCATGCTCCCATGCTCAAATCGTGGTTGGAACCCATGCTCAACTACATCAAGACCACTTTCGGCGAACCGAATCAATTTATTTACGCCATAGCCTGCCAGACCTACTACGGCGGCGGTTCTGACGAAGGGGAAAGCGTGGAAAAAATTTTGGCCGATTGCAGGAACGACATCCGCGGTCAAATGACCACTCGCCGTTTGTGGATCGATACGGCGAAAAAATGGGGATTCGTCGGCGGCTTTTGCTCTTACGAGGGAGGGCCGGATCACGGCGGCGGCAGCACGGTCAATCTGGCCAACCGTATTCTTGCCGAGCGCACAAAGGAAATGGGCGAAATTTTAAAATATAATTATGACGACGCTTTTTTCCAGCTCGGCGGCAATCTTGTCATGCAGTTCACGCTCTCCAGTGCCTATACCCGTTACGGCTGTTGGGGGCTGACCGACGATATTCATGATCTCGATCGCAACTACAAGTTCCAGGCTGCGCGCGAACTGATTGCCAAAACCGCCGTGCGCAATCGACCGCCGATCGTTGAGGGATTCGATCTGCTGCCGGCTTATCCTAATCCGTTCAATTCCGCCACCGTCTTACGCTTTAGGAATGCATCGCCCAACCACGTACTCCTCACGATTTATAACCTCAACGGGCAAAGGGTGAAAACTTTCGACGCAATATACTCTGCCGGTGAGCATGTTGTCATCTGGAACGGCCGCGACGATCACGGTAAGGCAGTACCTTCGGGCATTTATTTCTGCCGCCTCGAGGCCGGTTTATTCAGCAAGACAATCAAGCTGTCGCTCGTTCAATAA
- a CDS encoding sulfite exporter TauE/SafE family protein, which yields MESIEFYIAAVAAVLLIGISKSGFGGGLGVLAVPILSLVIPPIQAAAILLPLLVVMDFITVRHYYRDWDARNLAVLLPAAVLGILAGSLFFRYLSQAHVRLMIGTMAVAFAGYYFFRLQSAPQRPASVAQGFFWGALAGFTSFGAHAGGPPIDIYLLPQKLPKSRFVGTTVVFFMLVNLFKLIPYALLGQLSSVNLKAAALLAPLAPVGVRLGLLLHHKVNEKRFYQLCSFFLLVTGVKLIADGLAAM from the coding sequence ATGGAATCAATCGAATTTTATATAGCGGCTGTTGCGGCGGTATTGTTGATCGGAATTTCCAAGAGCGGTTTCGGCGGCGGTTTGGGGGTGCTGGCTGTGCCGATCCTTTCTCTGGTCATTCCGCCGATTCAGGCGGCTGCCATATTGCTGCCTTTGCTGGTCGTAATGGACTTTATCACCGTTCGGCATTATTATCGCGATTGGGATGCACGCAACCTGGCCGTGCTTCTTCCTGCTGCCGTATTGGGTATTCTGGCGGGCAGTCTGTTTTTCCGCTATCTCTCGCAGGCGCATGTGCGGCTAATGATCGGCACAATGGCTGTTGCTTTTGCAGGCTATTATTTCTTTCGCCTTCAAAGCGCACCGCAAAGGCCCGCAAGCGTTGCGCAGGGATTCTTTTGGGGGGCGTTGGCAGGCTTTACGAGCTTTGGCGCCCACGCAGGCGGACCGCCCATCGATATTTACTTGTTGCCGCAAAAGCTGCCCAAGTCGCGTTTTGTCGGCACGACGGTCGTTTTTTTCATGCTCGTCAATCTTTTCAAGCTGATTCCATACGCTTTGTTGGGGCAATTGAGCTCTGTCAACTTGAAAGCTGCCGCCCTTTTAGCTCCTTTGGCACCGGTCGGCGTACGGCTTGGACTCTTGCTCCACCACAAGGTCAACGAAAAACGGTTCTACCAGCTTTGCAGTTTTTTTCTCCTGGTCACCGGAGTCAAGCTTATTGCCGATGGTTTGGCTGCAATGTGA